Part of the Aquipuribacter hungaricus genome is shown below.
ATCGACTCCTCCTCCACCCGCACACCGAGCAGCTCGCCGACCCGTGCCCGCGCCGCGTCGAGCACCTGCCGGGACCGGTCCGCCGAGGCGTGCAGGCCCCGCTCGTCCGCCCAGCCGTCGGCGAGGCCGGCCTGCCAGGCCTGGCCGGCCGCGGGCAGCGGCGGCGCCACCGACGCGGCGTCCAGCTCGACCCGTCCGGGCTGGCCAGGGCGTGCGCCGACCGTGCTCATGGCGTCACGCTAGACGGGCGAGCCCACCCGGTCCCCGCCCGAGGCCCCGGGGTAGTGTTCGGACAGCACCCAGCTCAGGGCACCCGTGCCCACCTCGACCCCCGGGAAGGCCTCCGTGGAGACAACTCGACCTGCCGCCAGCAGGTTCCGGTACGCCGGGGCCGGCCTCGCCGCGCTCGGCGCGCTCGCGCTCAGCGGCTGCTCGGCCGACCAGCTGGCCCGGGGCTACCTGCCCGCGGAGAGCGTGGGCGCCACCAACATGACGCCGACCATCCAGTCGCTGTGGAACGGGTCGTGGATCGCGGCGCTCGGCGTCGGGGTCCTGGTCTGGGGCCTCACCATCTGGTGCGTCATCGCCTACCGCCGCCGCGCCGGTGACCCCGAGGTCCCGCCGCAGCTGCGCTACCACCTCCCGCTGGAGGTCATGTACACGGCGATCCCGCTGTTCATGGTCGCGGTTCTCTTCTACTACACGGCCACGTCGCAGGCCGCGATCCTCGACCTGGAGCAGGAGCCCGACCACACGGTCGAGGTCGTCGCCAAGCAGTGGTCCTGGGACTTCAACTACGTGGACGAGGACGTCTACGAGACCGGTGTCCAGGCCGCGCTCGACGGCGAGGAGGGCGCGGAGGACCGCGTCCCGACCCTCGTCCTGCCGGTCGACGAGCGCGTGGAGTTCGTGCTCTTCGCCCGCGACGTCAACCACTCGTTCTGGATCCCGGCGTTCCTCTTCAAGATGGACAACATCGCCGGCCGCGAGAACCGCTTCCAGGTCGTGCCCACCAAGGAGGGCACGTTCCAGGGCAAGTGCGCCGAGCTCTGCGGCGAGTACCACTCCGAGATGCTGTTCAACGTCGAGGTCGTCAGCCGCGAGGAGTACGACGACTACATCGCGGGCCTC
Proteins encoded:
- the coxB gene encoding cytochrome c oxidase subunit II; protein product: MPTSTPGKASVETTRPAASRFRYAGAGLAALGALALSGCSADQLARGYLPAESVGATNMTPTIQSLWNGSWIAALGVGVLVWGLTIWCVIAYRRRAGDPEVPPQLRYHLPLEVMYTAIPLFMVAVLFYYTATSQAAILDLEQEPDHTVEVVAKQWSWDFNYVDEDVYETGVQAALDGEEGAEDRVPTLVLPVDERVEFVLFARDVNHSFWIPAFLFKMDNIAGRENRFQVVPTKEGTFQGKCAELCGEYHSEMLFNVEVVSREEYDDYIAGLEEAGQTGQLGTELNRSGVIETDEGRTGGNITGNGRNEN